Proteins encoded by one window of Vigna radiata var. radiata cultivar VC1973A chromosome 5, Vradiata_ver6, whole genome shotgun sequence:
- the LOC111241630 gene encoding probable serine/threonine-protein kinase fhkB has protein sequence MSMVSPSSRTQTSPRSYSSAFASTSATNFSPGTYSSANARVQRHLPSSSTSSVRFLAVEQRAKSPVRRSMTVATTTSQTKKEAASSSSSNTESEKKKCMCSPTMHPGSFRCAYHKQLAERQQQQEQRQQQRQQQQQGPQEQPQQQQQTMPLSGRKLNLLRSAMKNSVVRRIGGADGEIVRRALTTLIRPSSHYLHRRVAFQPRPTRLSLMSKAQDQLILNNK, from the coding sequence ATGTCAATGGTTTCTCCATCTTCAAGAACTCAAACGTCACCGCGCTCGTACTCCTCAGCGTTTGCGTCCACGTCGGCGACGAATTTCTCTCCTGGAACATACTCCTCCGCGAACGCTAGAGTGCAGCGCCACCTTCCATCATCTTCAACGTCGTCGGTGAGATTCTTGGCAGTGGAACAGAGGGCGAAGTCTCCAGTGCGGCGCTCAATGACGGTGGCGACGACGACGAGTCAGACGAAGAAGGAGGCGGCGTCCTCGTCGTCGTCGAACACTGAGAGCGAGAAGAAAAAGTGCATGTGCTCTCCAACCATGCATCCTGGGTCGTTCCGATGCGCGTACCACAAACAGTTAGCAGAGCGGCAGCAGCAACAGGAGCAGCGACAACAACAGCGGCAGCAGCAACAACAGGGGCCGCAGGAACAAccgcagcagcagcagcaaacGATGCCGCTAAGCGGTAGAAAACTGAATCTTCTGAGATCTGCGATGAAGAATTCGGTGGTGAGGAGGATTGGAGGAGCGGACGGGGAGATTGTCCGGAGAGCCTTGACGACTCTGATTAGACCGTCGTCACACTACTTGCATCGCCGTGTAGCATTTCAGCCCAGGCCCACTCGGCTCTCCCTCATGTCCAAAGCCCAAGACCAATTAattctcaataataaataa
- the LOC106760948 gene encoding signal peptidase complex catalytic subunit SEC11A encodes MGWIGETMDSIKSLQIRQVLTQAVSLGMIVTSALIIWKALMCITGSESPVVVVLSGSMEPGFKRGDILFLHMSKDPIRAGEIVVFNVDGREIPIVHRVIKVHEREDTGEVDVLTKGDNNYGDDRLLYAHGQLWLQRHHIMGRAVGFLPYVGWVTIIMTEKPIIKYILIGALGLLVITSKD; translated from the exons ATGGGTTGGATCGGAGAGACTATGGATTCCATCAAATCTCTTCAGATCCGGCAGGTTCTCACTCAGGCTGTTAGCCTCG GCATGATTGTTACGTCTGCGTTGATAATATGGAAGGCATTGATGTGCATTACTGGCAGTGAATCtcctgttgttgttgttctttctGGAAGCATGGAACCAGGATTCAAGCGG GGAGACATCTTATTCCTGCACATGAGTAAAGATCCAATTCGGGCGGGGGAGATTGTTGTGTTTAATGTGGAC GGACGTGAGATTCCAATTGTTCATCGTGTAATTAAG GTACACGAAAGGGAGGATACTGGGGAGGTTGATGTTCTCACAAAAG GAGACAACAATTATGGGGATGACAGGCTATTGTATGCTCATGGTCAGCTTTGGCTGCAAAGGCACCACATAATGGGTAGAGCTGTCGG GTTCTTACCTTACGTGGGCTGGGTGACTATTATTATGACTGAAAAACCTATTATCAAG TATATTCTCATTGGTGCTTTGGGGTTGCTCGTGATAACTTCAAAAGATTAA
- the LOC106762186 gene encoding pentatricopeptide repeat-containing protein At1g52620, whose protein sequence is MSKAILSRIKPRHRHKISSSLPPHINKLVSDVIRILKSHQSHESLQSRFAQSNVLVSDIAHFVIDRVHDPELALKFFDWASTRPFSCSLDGVAHSSLLKLLARFRVFSEIESVLESMKAQNLIPTRGAYSSLILTYGESGSVDRALQLFHAVREMHNCFPSVAASNSLLNGLVKSGKVDVALQLYDKMLQTDDGSGAAVDNYSTSIMVKGLCNSGKIEDGWRLIKDRWGKSCVPHVVFYNMIINGYCKKGDLKSATRALKDLKMKGVLPTVETYGALINGFCKAGEFEAGDQFLTEMAARGLNTNVKVFNSIIDAEYKHGLVAKAADTMRRMAEMGCEPDITTYNVMINFSCRGGRTKEADELIEKAKERGLLPNKFSYTPLMHAYCKQGDYIKASSILFRVAELGEKPDLVSYGAFIHGVVVAGEIDVALMVKEKMTEKGVLPDAQIYNVLMSGLCKNGRFSAMKLLLSEMLDQNVQPDAYVYATLIDGFIRSGELDEAIKLFEIIIRKGIDPGVVGYNAMIKGFCKFGKMTDALSCLNKMKNVHHGPDEYTYSTVIDGYVKQHDMRSALKMFGQMMKHIFKPNVITYTSLINGFCKKEDMIRAEKVFGGMKTFNLEPNVVTYTTLVGGFFKAGRPEKATSIFELMLMNGCLPNDATFHYMVNGLTNTAPSPVLVEKSDSKENERSLILDFFTIMILDGWGPLIAAYNSIIVCLCKHGMVDTAQSLKTKMLNKGFLMDSVCFTALLHGLCQNGKSKEWRNIVSCDLSKTELQTAVKYSLTLDKYLYQGRLSEASVILQTLIEDSKFSEQPDKNLKVIAR, encoded by the coding sequence ATGTCCAAAGCCATTCTTTCTCGAATCAAACCTCGTCACCGCCACAAAATTTCCTCCTCTTTGCCTCCCCACATCAACAAACTCGTCTCTGACGTCATCCGAATCCTTAAATCCCATCAATCGCATGAATCCCTCCAATCTCGCTTTGCTCAATCCAATGTTCTTGTTTCCGACATTGCCCATTTCGTCATTGATCGTGTCCACGATCCGGAGCTCGCTCTGAAGTTCTTCGATTGGGCTTCCACCCGACCCTTCTCTTGTTCTCTCGATGGGGTTGCCCATTCCTCTCTTCTGAAGCTCTTGGCCAGGTTCAGAGTGTTCTCGGAGATCGAGTCGGTGTTGGAGAGCATGAAAGCTCAAAACTTGATCCCTACCCGTGGAGCATATAGTTCTTTAATTCTTACATATGGAGAATCTGGGTCGGTTGATAGGGCTCTCCAGTTATTCCATGCAGTGCGTGAAATGCATAATTGTTTTCCCAGTGTTGCCGCAAGCAATTCGTTGCTGAATGGCTTGGTCAAGAGCGGGAAAGTCGATGTTGCGCTTCAGCTGTATGATAAAATGCTTCAAACAGATGATGGAAGTGGTGCTGCTGTGGATAACTATAGCACCTCGATAATGGTGAAGGGCCTGTGCAACTCGGGGAAAATTGAGGACGGTTGGAGGTTGATTAAGGATAGATGGGGAAAAAGTTGTGTGCCACATGTTGTgttttataatatgattattaatGGTTATTGCAAGAAGGGTGATCTCAAAAGTGCAACCAGAGCTCTCAAGGACTTGAAAATGAAGGGGGTTTTGCCAACAGTAGAAACTTACGGAGCTTTAATTAATGGATTTTGCAAGGCAGGGGAGTTTGAAGCAGGTGATCAATTTCTGACAGAAATGGCTGCAAGGGGATTGAATACGAATGTGAAAGTGTTTAATAGTATTATTGATGCAGAATATAAGCATGGTTTGGTAGCCAAAGCAGCTGATACAATGAGAAGGATGGCTGAGATGGGTTGCGAACCAGATATTACGACTTACAATGTTATGATTAACTTTTCATGTAGGGGTGGAAGGACTAAAGAAGCTGATGAACTGATAGAAAAGGCGAAAGAAAGGGGATTGCTTCCTAATAAATTTAGCTATACACCCCTCATGCATGCTTATTGCAAGCAAGGGGATTATATTAAGGCATCAAGTATACTTTTTAGGGTTGCTGAACTGGGAGAAAAGCCAGACTTGGTTTCTTATGGAGCTTTTATACACGGAGTAGTCGTTGCTGGGGAAATTGATGTTGCATTGATGGTCAAAGAGAAAATGACGGAGAAGGGTGTACTTCCTGATGCTCAAATTTACAATGTTTTGATGAGCGGTCTCTGCAAAAATGGGAGGTTTTCTGCCATGAAATTACTACTTTCAGAAATGCTTGATCAAAATGTTCAACCTGATGCATATGTCTATGCCACCCTGATAGACGGGTTTATTAGAAGTGGTGAGCTTGATGAGGCAATTAAGCtttttgaaatcataattaGAAAGGGTATAGACCCTGGTGTTGTGGGGTATAATGCCATGATCAAAGGCTTCTGTAAATTCGGAAAGATGACAGATGCTCTGTCATGCttaaataagatgaaaaatgTGCATCATGGTCCAGATGAATATACGTATTCCACAGTTATAGATGGATATGTAAAACAGCATGACATGAGGAGTGCCCTCAAGATGTTTGGACAAATGATGAAACATATATTCAAGCCAAATGTGATCACCTACACCTCTTTAATCAATGGGTTCTGTAAGAAAGAAGATATGATCAGAGCTGAAAAAGTTTTCGGAGGAATGAAAACTTTCAATTTGGAGCCTAATGTTGTCACCTACACCACACTAGTTGGGGGTTTCTTTAAGGCTGGTAGACCTGAGAAAGCAACATCCATTTTTGAGTTAATGCTGATGAATGGTTGCCTTCCAAATGATGCTACATTCCATTACATGGTAAATGGTTTAACAAATACTGCACCTTCTCCGGTTCTTGTTGAGAAAAGCGATTCCAAGGAAAATGAGAGGTCACTGATTTTGGATTTCTTCACAATCATGATTTTGGATGGATGGGGGCCATTGATTGCAGCTTACAATTCTATTATTGTTTGTCTTTGTAAACACGGAATGGTTGACACTGCCCAATCTTTGAAAACTAAGATGCTGAATAAGGGATTTCTTATGGACTCTGTATGTTTCACTGCTCTGCTACATGGTTTATGCCAAAATGGCAAGTCAAAAGAATGGAGAAATATTGTATCCTGTGATCTAAGTAAGACTGAACTTCAAACTGCTGTTAAATATTCCCTGACATTAGACAAATACCTATATCAGGGAAGGCTCTCAGAGGCTTCAGTTATTTTACAGACCTTGATTGAAGACTCCAAGTTTTCTGAACAACCTGATAAAAATCTAAAGGTTATAGCAAGATAG
- the LOC111241587 gene encoding LOW QUALITY PROTEIN: nodulin-C51-like (The sequence of the model RefSeq protein was modified relative to this genomic sequence to represent the inferred CDS: inserted 1 base in 1 codon), translating into MELDSSSPYQIVGLCMHSDSDVKKLKSVLWNSHVAETCSESEAVEKEGGEKNGCLLDSTRSCLVEHGASLEETTPKNQKDSSEDTRLFRPPPINGFPVPLPPPIRFTTDTVKVIAKPPSLAVIQPHPLSIETLKFQAVLRTCSHVSARXTDVATSTLSPCLVTSLNQCVYPDDTWYT; encoded by the exons ATGGAGTTGGATTCTTCTTCACCATATCAGATAGTTGGGTTATGCATGCATTCTGATTCAGATGTGAAAAAGCTGAAAAGTGTCTTATGGAA TTCGCATGTTGCAGAGACATGCAGTGAAAGTGAAGCAGTGGAAAAGGAGGGTGGTGAAAAAAACGGCTGTCTTTTGGATTCTACGAGGAGTTGTTTGGTGGAGCATGGAGCCTCTCTTGAGGAAACAACTCCTAAAAACCAAAAAGATTCGTCGGAAGATACCCGACTATTCCGGCCACCACCCATAAATGGCTTTCCGGTGCCGTTACCACCACCCATAAGATTCACAACTGATACTGTGAAAGTCATAGCGAAACCTCCTAGTCTTGCTGTAATCCAACCTCATCCACTGTCCATTGAAACTCTCAAATTCCAAGCTGTCTTGAGAACCTGCAGCCATGTCAGTGCAC ATACTGATGTTGCTACATCAACTTTATCACCTTGTCTCGTTACATCTCTGAATCAATGTGTATATCCGGATGATACCTGGTATACGTAA